CGCCGGACTTGTCAGCTTTGAAAGCCCAAAGTTGTAAAGCACAGGGGCAAGGAGCCGACGGCCGAAATGCTGGGCCTGCGGAGTCTTTCAAAGGATCTAGATAATTTTGCTTCTGTTCATTCGAGATCGGGGCAACCACTGCCAGATACTGATCAAGGCCACTCTGGTTTGGCGCCCATGCCGCGCACTGAATCCGCTGGCCGATATTAAGTATCCAGCCTTGtcgctttttcttcttggatcGCGCCCCGTCTGTTTCAGTTTGACCGTTATTCCGACTTTTGACCTCTCCCCACGCATCCCCAAAATTGAGAGCATCATACTGACCCATATTGAATTCCAGTTGATTGTCAGTAGGTCCCATTAGCACAGTATGCTTTCCCGGTTTCGGTGCAGGCAAATAGGTCTGACGAGCCTCAGTCTCCGAGATCTGCTCAAGCCGCTGGCGTTTCCGAAATCGTGCCCCGGTACCATCGTCATAATACCAATCCCACCCTCTCGTTCTCTCCCTTTGCAAATCCTCCGGTTCAACTCCAAATGTCGATCCATACTTGTAATCTTGCAAAGTACCTGCTTCATCCAGCGACACTCGAGTCGGCAATGTAGAGTCGGCACCCCGAGCCCACCGTTCCCTCGTATACAAAATAGCGAGGAGATCCCTTTCATCAAGACCAAATGTCACCTGCAGATGAATGGATTTCCCAACATGCTCAAGCGGATTCCACGTCCCACGCGAATGGGTTTCATCCCCGGTAAGTGCAATAGTCCCATCTGATTGCCGGTTCTTAACTGTCCTTGTCTGATCGAGCTTGGTTTGCTTCTGGCGGCCGCGTGGACGACGgccctttttctcttctgtaTCTGCCGCCcttgctcctgctgctgcttgtgAGAAGACAGgctcatccatctcatcttcttcctcgtcattttCAGCCAGggcatcttcgccatcaaaGGCATCATCGactccatcatcctcctccgcctccagtTCATTTCCTTGGAATTCGTCGTCGGattcgtcatcttcatccccgCGCACAGGCTTCTTGCCCTTATTCCGGGGCATCTTGCTTGTTTCCTCGGTGGAGTTTGAATCCGATTCCTCGCTAGCAAGGGGGTCAACTGTATAAGTCTTTCGGACGCCAGACAGGCGACCAGATCTACGAGCTGAGGGCATCTTTGTGTCTCAGCAGCTCTTTAGGATGTTTCACCAGAAGCTCTCGCGCTAGCATTTCTGCTGGTAGCTGATTTGTTTGGGGAAGAGCTCTTTTGCTAGAAGCTCAATTTCGGTACAGCATATTTATTGGATCCTAGTTTGGATACGACGATTAAACCATTCgatttgaaggagaggaaagagTGAATGAAGAATGAAGCGATGATCGCGGTATCTCATTGAACAGGCTTAGTGGATATCTTGGCGTTTTATTATGTATTGTGACGGTAATCAAATACCACTTGCACCAGGAACAAGGACCTATAGTCGTATTTGTGTATAGCATCATTTTTACTTGACATCAGCCCATTTGTAAAGCTCCAGGGTTCGGCTGgaaaagaatagaataagCCGATTGCGTCGTCCCTAGTCTGATACTAGTGCTGTCCAGTTGCCTCTATGGTGGGCAGCATCTATTAATCAACGTGCCCACTGTTTCTACCCCGCCAACAGCTTCAGTCAGCTTAAACTCGCCTCAACAGCGCAAGCTACTTATTACTAGGAGTACTATACAGAAACACTTTCACTACATTTCAAGATGACCGCATCATATCCGGGTACCTTACACAACTATGTATGTTCTCTCATATCAGCAAGAGTAAATAATGATGCTAACCCATGGCAGGCTCCGCGCTTGGTAGCCTTCGAATTCGGCTCTCTAAGCACCCCCAAGCCACACAGTCTCCTCTTCATTGGCGGTCTCACGGACGGCCTCTACACAGTTCCATACGTCCAGGAAATTGCAAAAGCCTTGGAGTCCACAGAATGGTCCATTTACCAGCTCCAactctcctcttcctacAGCGGCTGGGGCATCGGTAGTCTCGACCAAGACGTCGAAGAGATCGGCCAATGCGTCGAGTATGTCCGTAACCTGAAAAAGAACTCCACCTCAAATGGCAATGCCGGCAAGGTCGTCATCATGGGCCATTCAACAGGGAGCCAGGATGTCCTGCACTACGTGTACTCAGAGAATCCACTCCCACGCAACCCCGATGCTGATGGTGTACAAGGCCTTACCCGTCCGGCTGTAGATGGGGCGATCATGCAGGCACCCGTATCTGATCGGGAAGCGATACTGCAGACCGCGAAGGAGAGCTCGGAAGCCCGGGAGGCATATGACGCACTGGTGAAATTTGCACAGGAGCAACCAGCTCGTACGCTTTGCCCTCTAAATCTTACAGGACTAGTTGGGTTGGAACCTTCTACGCCAGTTAATGCGAGGAGATTTTGGAGCCTCGCGAGCCCTGAAAGCCCTGCAAAACCGTCGGAGGATGACCTCTTTAGCACGGATATAACGGATGAAAGACTTGGTGAAACATTTGGGCAGGTTGCGACACGGGGCCTGTTACGGAGTACTCTTGTTGCACTCTACTCTGGAAACGACGAGTACGCACCAAACGGTGTTGATAAGGAGGCTTTGATGGCGCGATGGAAGCGAGCAACCGACgttggaggggagaagaagtgggatgatgaggctAGTGGAATCATTCCTGGGGCGAGTCACAATGTCCGAGACGAGGGACAGGCATGGTTGATCGAGCATGTTCTGAACTACTTGAATCGGGTTTGAGAATTGAACGGTCTGAATCCCTCGGCCAATAAGTTAACCAACGAGTGGAACAACAATAAATTATCAGACGGATATTAAAAAACCTGACATTAATATACAAGACATAGGAAAGTACCCAGGTGCGTAGTCATCACGGACGCATGTAAAATGGAATAAGTAGGGAGGGAACAGCCGAAACAACGACAATAGAAGGAATGGTGTAAACAAAATCAAACCCTCAGCCAAAGGTTGAAGACTCCCTTCAGATATTCCACAATTTCGGAGCCTCCGAGCTTACTCTCTCCGTACAGTCGGTCAACGAAGGTAATCGGGCACTCGGCAACCTTGAATCCCATCGCCTTCGCCCTAaccatcatctccatctggAAACTGTATCCTTTGCTCTGCGTGCTATGGATCACCTTGTCCAACACGCTCTTCTTGTACAACCGGAAGCTGCCCGTCAAATCACTAACACCCGGCATGAGCATCACGTCCGCGATCAAGTTCGCCGTCCGCGAGGTGAACTTCCGGAATAAATCCCATCCAAACACACCACCCTGAATGTTATCGCGGGAGGCGTAGCGCGTGCCGGTGACGATATCGGCGTCTGTCTCCTTTTGAATGCGAACCATCTCGGGGATGAACTTGGGGTGGTGGCTGAAGTCGGCGTCCATGATTATAACGAAGTTTCCGGTGGTATACTGCAGCCCGTGAACATATGCAGTTCCAAGACCGAGCTTACCAGCACGAGGCTTGAGGACGATGTGTTCGGCGCCCCAGACATTTTGGAGCTGTTTGGCGATCTCGAGGGTGCCGTCGGGGGAGCCGtcgtcgacgatgatgacctCCCAATCTAGGTTGCTGTTTCATAATTTGTTAGCTTTCAAGAAagttccttttttttttctcctctttTTCAATCGGCGAGACAGGCTCGTGGGTGTAGGGGTTGTCCGCTCACTTCTCTCGAAATGTCCGCTCCAGGAGCCAGCATATGATAGGGAGGTTCCTCCGCTCATTGTAAGTAGGGAGGATGACGGAGTACTTGGTGCCCTTGGGAGCCATATTTAatgctgggatggagatTGTACAGAAAAATGAACTTGCGACAAGATGCAATTGCAAGACCAGGAGATGAGACTGCTTGAGAGCTTCAAGTCGGGGGGCAGCTCAGGAACAAACACGCGGGAGATCCGCCGCGGTCGCCAACGAGCGACTTGTGCTAATCTGGCCCGAATGCGGCCTCGACCTGAACTATACAACAGCTTTACTCCTATTCATATTCTTATTTACTGAAGTATTTCTATTCATCCAAAAcatatagaatataatacAATTTAATATCACAAAAATTACCACACGCCTAAAATCACACACTCAACAGCCTTGGAAATATCGACCAATTACTAACTGCCTAGTAACCTTCTTGCCCATCTAGCTTCCCCCAAAATCCCTTACCGACCTTTCATTCATCCTTAGTCCGATTGTACGGCTTGTCGGGCCGCTTATCGATATCTTCATTGTGCCTTTTCACATCTTCGGGAACATTGGGCGGCATATTCCCTTCCTTGTCAACATTCTCCGACTGGTGGCCATCCGTGATGGTCGGCTTAGCCTTGTTGGACGGCCTCATATTGATGTCTTCTTCTACCTCTCCGGTCGGCGACTCAGACTGCTTGTATGACGGCTGTGACTTGGAGCTGTTCTCACTCTTGAcgttgggtggtggtggtcctGTAGGTAGGCAATTAGTATCGTCAGGAAGTGGGTGGCAAAGGCAAGGGAGGGTAACTGGTGACATACCTGGATGCTCTATGTCACGGGTAGGTCTGTTTCTATCGTCTTCAGATTTAGTTTCGCCATTGCCGTAGGAGCTATGGCTGTTCAGTCGCTGTTGGATTTGACCTTGGAGAAAGACGGGCAATCGCGTTGTAGGCTTGGTGGCTCGAAGTGAGCGACTAGTGCAGAGGAGCGAGTTCATACTTAGGAGTTGGAAGTTTTGTGTCTGAATtcagaaaaataaaaaagtaaaacTGGTTTTGCAATAAGTTCAATACTGCAAGGTATGAATCTCTCTTCAATATATAGTTACCGTCCATGCTGACGTGCTAGGGTTTGGCGACAAGCATATGACGTTGCCAACCGTCATATCTAATTTCCACTTCAGGCACTCCGTACGGCCATGAGGGCAGAATAAGTTGCTACTACTAGAACGAATCCGCTTGGAATTATCTTGGAATATGCGtaagtagtatatatatatacctaaaATGGGACTGGAGTCGGGCATTATCCTCATGCCAATATACATCCCAAAAGACACACTAACCATCGAGATAAGTGCAAAATCCTCAAATAAAACAAAGATCCAGGATCAAGTATAGAAACAGAAACGACTGAACGACGGATTCCGAGGACCCGTATGCAACCATGATGATTCCAAGAACGCCGTATGCGTGACCAGAGTATCAATAAACGAGAGTCGAGATCCAATCCAGATAATAGAAAAGCATCACAACGGGTGAAAACAAGGAAAAGTCATCAAACACTGGAATGGCCAGAACAGAAGAGTAGTAGTCAAACAGGCAAGATACACGCCATCCTTGAGGAGACAAAAaaatgagaaaaggaaatcAAACCATCGCGCCGAGAAGTAAAACATGTAGAACCGTACGAGAATAGGCTGTCGCTCATAGAAGCACCATTAAACCGCCCCGATAACGCCGACGCCACAATTTCAGCTGTCGTTTTTATAATCGCCTTTAATCAAAAGGCTCAGATATCAAACCGCCACGCTAGTCGGTTAATGAAGCACAATAACATACACTCTGATATTGTACCTTTGCCGTATATGTTTGAGTTGCGCCTCCAGAGCCCTTGACCGTGGTTGTCGCCGTCGGTTCATTCACGCTGATTCCAATCGTATCGGTGGATACCGACTCAATTGAGCCGTCGCGCATGACTTGCATTTGCTGGCAGTACGGGGATTGGGCGTCCGCGTTATCTCGCTTTTCGTCAATTTTAATCCTGCGATCATAATTTGGCAGTGGAGCATCTGATCGCCGTGTCGGAGAATCCTTTGAGGAAGTTTTGGTGGCCGAGTCGTGATCAGACCGCCAGTCTCTGGTTGTCTGGTTAAGGTAAAGGAAAAATTCCATAGATGTGCCATTCCACCAGCAGAACCACGGTCGGTCTCCGATGTCACTTGAGCGTTTACGATGTATGCCGGCGAGTACATCATTTTCTGAAACAGACCGCTTCGATACATCGGACGACGAAAATGTATCTTCCGGGACCACCACTAGTTTGTCAAAGAACGTGAAAAAAGACAGAGCGGGTCCAAGACTGAGGTCTGTCGTATCCATCACTAGTTTGAGCGGCATTGAAGGTTCTGTGAAAAACGGTGCCTGTGCACCATACGTCAATGTTTTGGGTAACGGATCGCTGTAAAAGTCGATTGTcctgtcatcttcatcaccgcCAATTTTGATTGGGATAGGCTTCTGATTATAGCAACCCCATGACGGAGTTTGTTCCTGATCTTCAATACAAAACTTCGACTGATTTTTTGGTGCGGCTGGAATGGCAAAGGTGCCTACACTGAGATCTGGCAGGCCGTGCGGAGGGGTCGATAGTGGGGTTGCATCTGTTCGAGGAGGGACCGTCGAGGTAATGACAGTTGGAGTTGCGGAAGAGGTCGCCTCTTCCGCAGCCTTTTTGGCGCCTAATATACCGCCAATAGCTCCTCCAATGCTTCCTCCAACGATCATGACGACagatattaaaattaatGTCCAAACCGGCAGCCCGCAACATACTCTTTTCTTGCCCCTCCTCTTTAACTTTTCTTCAAAGGCCATAACACCGGTTGGTGGTGGCTCGTCTGGGGCTCCACTCCCGCGTGCGGTCGGTTGATTTCCGACAACCAGGGTTCCTGACGATACGTCCGACGTAGCAGCATCTCGCTCGTTGTTACCATTGGCTTGATCCGCGAGGGCTGGGGCTTCCGGGAGCACAACAGTCGTCGCTTCTAGCTTCGGGGAGGTCCCCTCAGGGTAACGAGAATAAGGTGGGAGTTGTTCAGTATACCCATCTGGTCCAATCAGATCACCCACGTCGTCAGCAGCACGATTGGGTGGTCTTTGGTATGCTTCTTGGAGGTGTCCTGGAAAGCCCAGAGGTATGACTGGGTCTTCCAAGCCTTCCTCCACCACAACATTCTGGGAATACATCGCGTAAGGATGTTGCGGGCCGTTTGACTCAGTCAGGGGACCATCCACTGGACGAATGGTCGAAGTAGTGGCTACACTCGGTGAGCGACTAACGCCGACCTGCGGGTACATCGCGTACGGGTGACTGGGCCCAGTGGCTCCGGTGTAAGGACTAAGAGCACGAGGTGGTATCGAAAAGCGAGACGATGTGCTTTGACTGCGCTGCGCGGTCGAGGGCGCTGTTGAATTCGAATTGACTGAGTTGCGATACGATAGGTCAAACCCTTTCTGGGGCAGACTAAATCGATTAGCGGTATCATCTTCAAATGAAACCCGGGCTTCATCCCGAAACGGATTCTCTAGTAGTTCATCGTCGTTTGGGGATGTATTGTATGGCTTCTGGTGATGGGGTAGCGATGATCGAAGCGTGTGAGATGAGGCGACAGATGAAATCGACAAACTTCGAGGCGTGAGGGTCGCTTGTTCCGAATCTAAATTTTCCAAAGAGTACTCGTCTGAAAATACATTGGGGTTCGATGACCGGCCAGGAGTAGATGGGTGAGGCATTGAATCAGGGTCGTGAGACGGTCCCGATCGAGACCGAGAAGACTGCGAGAAGGAGCGAGAATGGTCGGAAGATAGACGCCCGGACATGGCGTTATACAGCCCTGACGGGCTCCCTAATCTGTTCAATCAATCTTACTGAATTATCGAGTCAGCCCGTCACCTAAGTCGACTCGAGTTCGGACTGGCGTTGAGGGCAAAGGAGTGATCGGAAACGGGCGCGGAGGGGCTGGAGGACGAAAGAACGAAGGGGCGACGACCCATGCGACGGAGCAAAGAGCGAGATCGATTAGTACGTGCAAGAACGACTTATAGAGCCGAGGCGTTATGTTTGAGCAGGGTAGGGATGGTTGGTCGCCGGtggtggatgaagaggcaGATCTCTgatgggagggagggagaggttgAAGTGAAGAGGAGTGGCAGCCTGAGGAAGGAAGGCTTCCACTTCGGGGTTAGTTGCTTTCGGCCTTGGCTGAGGGAATAATCATGGATCTTGGTTTCTGCAATCCAGAAAAGCCCTTCCTTAGTTTCAGTTTCGACTGTGGCCACTGGATTCAAACAGTGGCCTGATTATTGTTTTCCCTTCTACtgggaaaaaaaataaaataaaaagaaaccaCGCTCTTTACTCGGCAGCCTAAGTCATGACTTCAGTGATTGCCCACATTGGCCGATTATTCTTAGGAATAATAAGTTAATGGGTGCTGCGCCTCAGTTCTTAGCCCATCATGTCTGGAACGAATTACCCTCTCGTTCAATCTTCCCGGCCCTCCCTCGGCAGATGCGTCAAACTCGCATGCTTCTGAAGCGATTTGGAGGAGCGAACGGAAACAGAGGACAACCTATCATCGTGACGGCCATCTCGGAAATATGCCACTAAACTTGGTCGTTCAACCGATTGTTCCCCGCTAGTCCTTGGCACCCCTAAGAAATGTGGATGTCAAAGCAGGAAAGGCTTGCAACCTCACAAATCGCCACACCATTGTTCGGAAGAGCCTTGATGTTTCTTCTTAGTGGATCATGGGTAAACAAATGCTGCCCAGGAACGAAATTCCATTCAACTCAAACAAAGGAGGTAAAGCCGTTGAATTCGTGTACCCGGTGGAACCAAAACAGGTCTTTGCTTTGGAGCcctgcaaggctgcaaaTCCCTTAGATACCGGGGGCGGATAATGCTATCACCGCTACATATCTGCCTGAACTCGGAAAAGCCCCGTTGTGACAGATGAGCCCTTGAAAGTTGGGGGGTGTCTCTCCGCATTCCAGGAGactcatcatcgtcgtcatcagATTgcaaggagggcaaggaggTCACTTGACCAGTGCCCAAATGTGCGACATATGCTCTCAATAGGGTTCTTATGATCTCTAATAACCGCATTCATTGCACAGACACTTGACTACCATACCTAGCGATATTCTCGATTACATTTGCTCGGGGAATATGATCCTCGGGAATGTGTcatcttttaatttattagatgGCGTGTCAGTGTGCTGATGACTGATGCATTCATTATCGCAAGAACATCCCTTCGGTCACTTTCCCTCCTGTTTACATGGCGCAAAAGCCCAATTCGACGACCATGAGATTGTTTCAGATCTCGTAACAACACGCATGCATGGGTTGTCAGCGTTGCCACTGTTGCATGGGTATTCTTCctaaaaataaagtagatGTTAATGACCCGATCCCTTGatcccaaggctgagggAATATCGTTGACTTTTATTGACGACGGTCTCGATGATGCCAATTGGTTAAACAGCGGCCGTTGTTGATGGGTTTAAGCTTTTGTGTAGCGTTGTAGGACGAGTGCTTTATCCTTGTACGAAACAGTGCTAGGATTCCAAGGTTGAATCTCGCTCCCGCCATAATAGTAAACCTCGAGCACCCTGCTCATGATTTGCCTTTGATCATTAAGGATCTATTGCCGGCGCGTGATCATTATGTTATAGGACAAGCAAGATGGTCTTAAACCTCGATTTCGTTGTAATCTGATCACAGAAAGGGACCTCAGTGACGTCGCTGAGAGCAAACCAAATGGTTACGAGTGCCTCTTCAAGGCCAGGATCTCCGACAGTTTCACagctcctttctctccccatcctcctaTCCCACTTTGGACAGAAGGTCTAACACGGACGTACCAAGCCCAAGCACGTCCATCCAGTTCGTCCACACTCAAAGCGGACGCCCATGATCGACACACCAAGTCAATGCATTGCAAAAGCTGGCTCAAGCAGTCTGTCTTTTCTGCCTCGACCAGTACATTGCTCTTTTTTTTGGACGGAATCTGATTTTCGTTGTTCCCACTAGGCGTTCTTACGAATGATCTCAACAGATATGAGCGTGCTGACTGCGGAGTATGTATCGGGAGCGTCTTCTCCGATGTAATAGCTGCATCGGAACGACCTGATTGCGGGCGTTTTAATGCTTCGGTATCAACGCCCCAAAGTGGCGGCGAAGACTCAGAGCCGCCCGGAGGATGTTGGCCTAGTATATCATCAGGTACAACCTCTCGATTCTGAGACCGCTGTGTAGACTGCGACTGCCCCTCTCGAGGATCGTAATCCCACCTTTTTAGTACCTTGACATCCCTACCCAAGACCCTAATCACAGGTTGACCTTCGCCCCAGCCTTCCTGTTCAGCGGGCTGTCCACTCTCAAGGCCCAAACTGACAGCTTTTGAGCGGCTATTGGCGCTGACGACAGCCTGAGCCAGGCTGAGCCTACTCGATATCGGTTGCTCAGGCATTGTGTACTTCAAGACACAAACTGCAAAGGCAAGCACTAGTGGTGCCCTATTTGTGAGCAATACGATGTTTGAgagctcttcttcgctggcaGACGAAACGGGAAGAGCCAGTGCCTTTTCAGTGGCGAATGGGGTTGTAGTATCATCAGCTTGCGAGGAAGCTTTAGACTTCTTTTGAGGGGAGGCTTTTGTGGTTTCTGTTGGCGCAGCGCGTTTCTTAGATATATTCTTAGCGGCGTTAAGCACTTGCTTTGCGATCTTGTCGTCTTTGAATATCCCCTGTAGCGTCTGGAGTTCTCCCTTGGATATACTTTCAGGTCTGCAACAAAATTAGACTCTACCTAAGATAAGCCTACTCGGACTTCTGTCATCCATACGTTGTGAGATCGGCCTTGATAAGATCGTTGGCTTTTCCCATTGCGGTCGCCAACGGCACTTTGGCGTCTTGAGAAAGGAACCGGAGGATTGCCTGCACTTGAGTAGCAGCCATTTTGCCTTGTGTATAGCTCCTTGTAATGATGTCGCGACCCTCGCGAAGATGAAATAGATGTTCGTGAGTAGATCAATGTAGTCCGCGCAGTCCGCTACGGTAGTTAGTTAAGTCGGGAgtctgcctcaggcaacagCGGTTTTCCGCCTCCGATCCAATGGAGTCTGTCCCCGATAGCTTTCCATTGACAACTCCTGCAGCAAGTCAAtgtcttgagtcttgacgaCCAACACCATACCTTGAAGGGTTTTTTGGCAACAAACCGATCTGctgcctttgcagcctcaTTAACATGGCGGAGGACTCCAAATCAAAGTCGACCCCAGACGTCTCGTCAAAGCTGTCCGCCCCAGCCAAGAAGTCGCTATTCGAACGCCAGAaagctgaagccgaagccaaACGTGCCCGCGAACGCGCCGAGACAGCCGCAGTTTACGAGGACTTTGTCAAATCGTTCGAAGATGATTCGCCGGTCCCCGACCGCTCGACATTCGAGGGAAAGCAGAATAGATTTGGGAATAGGAACGCTGGCTTTGGCGGAGGACCTGCAAAGCGGCATTTCACGAGCTCTGGTCCGCGCATGAGCGGTCCTGGGACGTTAGGCCCGGCTCCACCGCCACTCCCTCGCAAGCGTACACACGAGGGGTTTCAGCCATTACATCGAAATCGAGATTCAACACAAGGGACACTGGGTTTTGAtaatggtggtggtgcatcCACTGCATCCGCCTTTCGTGCatcggacgacgaggatgagggtgcCGCGGATGCGAAAGAGGCTGAGAGGGCTGCGGCTAAGCCAACGCTGTATCTCGCGTCTCTGCCACCAGGAACGTCCCAGTCCGTGGTCAAGTCTCTAATACCCTCAGTTCTTAACGTTGACAACGTCAAGTTCCTAAACCCCACAGGCCAGTCTTTTACCGCGCGCAAATCTGTATCAGCAATTGTGACTCTCGCCAGTGAATCCGCTGCCTCCGATATTGATAGTAGCGTTAGTGCTCTACAGAACCGATATCTAGGATGGGGTTACTATTTGTCTATTTCAAGGCATCTGTCGTCTGCAGCACTTGGTtcagctgttgctgtcgggCCCGCCTCCACAGGTTCCCTTCCCTTCGGCGCAAAGTCAATCGCGCCGGAGCTT
The nucleotide sequence above comes from Aspergillus puulaauensis MK2 DNA, chromosome 3, nearly complete sequence. Encoded proteins:
- a CDS encoding transcription factor TFIIIC subunit TFC6 (COG:K;~EggNog:ENOG410PKZ5;~InterPro:IPR015943,IPR036322;~go_function: GO:0005515 - protein binding [Evidence IEA]) — its product is MPSARRSGRLSGVRKTYTVDPLASEESDSNSTEETSKMPRNKGKKPVRGDEDDESDDEFQGNELEAEEDDGVDDAFDGEDALAENDEEEDEMDEPVFSQAAAGARAADTEEKKGRRPRGRQKQTKLDQTRTVKNRQSDGTIALTGDETHSRGTWNPLEHVGKSIHLQVTFGLDERDLLAILYTRERWARGADSTLPTRVSLDEAGTLQDYKYGSTFGVEPEDLQRERTRGWDWYYDDGTGARFRKRQRLEQISETEARQTYLPAPKPGKHTVLMGPTDNQLEFNMGQYDALNFGDAWGEVKSRNNGQTETDGARSKKKKRQGWILNIGQRIQCAAWAPNQSGLDQYLAVVAPISNEQKQNYLDPLKDSAGPAFRPSAPCPCALQLWAFKADKSGETTKSLDMSTKPSLQLILGAEWGDLRRIAWCSIPREPREDDDKGGLRSVGLLAGVWGDGYVRVIDVKVNSDSNQTEFYKVGAPVFEAKPLSTICTCVVWLSPSDIAVGCANGFVAIWSIASPSVQPQTEAMHADPLPYFYHPIHSTYVLNISSAYPTHAHLVATTSMDGETRLWSVADHEKDAVETTRMRVGSPHLTYSPWLQSFLSSDENDFVRMLTLRRFFATLAVARLPSTLSALATCSSWHPSVLFGSTGGSVIATNPLRRLLHSKEKQWQQTWFSHTWVRGNESSSPGTSRFYDGYRAESISLLRNMTGDRKMINSTMIVTIYEEETHITALSWNPNQSCAGWAAAGLGCGLLRVEDLAL
- a CDS encoding uncharacterized protein (COG:S;~EggNog:ENOG410PKVD;~InterPro:IPR013744,IPR029058;~PFAM:PF08538); this encodes MTASYPGTLHNYAPRLVAFEFGSLSTPKPHSLLFIGGLTDGLYTVPYVQEIAKALESTEWSIYQLQLSSSYSGWGIGSLDQDVEEIGQCVEYVRNLKKNSTSNGNAGKVVIMGHSTGSQDVLHYVYSENPLPRNPDADGVQGLTRPAVDGAIMQAPVSDREAILQTAKESSEAREAYDALVKFAQEQPARTLCPLNLTGLVGLEPSTPVNARRFWSLASPESPAKPSEDDLFSTDITDERLGETFGQVATRGLLRSTLVALYSGNDEYAPNGVDKEALMARWKRATDVGGEKKWDDEASGIIPGASHNVRDEGQAWLIEHVLNYLNRV
- the DPM1 gene encoding dolichyl-phosphate beta-D-mannosyltransferase (BUSCO:EOG09264272;~CAZy:GT2_Glycos_transf;~COG:M;~EggNog:ENOG410PGFH;~InterPro:IPR001173,IPR029044,IPR039528;~PFAM:PF00535,PF13641;~go_function: GO:0004582 - dolichyl-phosphate beta-D-mannosyltransferase activity [Evidence IEA]); amino-acid sequence: MAPKGTKYSVILPTYNERRNLPIICWLLERTFRENNLDWEVIIVDDGSPDGTLEIAKQLQNVWGAEHIVLKPRAGKLGLGTAYVHGLQYTTGNFVIIMDADFSHHPKFIPEMVRIQKETDADIVTGTRYASRDNIQGGVFGWDLFRKFTSRTANLIADVMLMPGVSDLTGSFRLYKKSVLDKVIHSTQSKGYSFQMEMMVRAKAMGFKVAECPITFVDRLYGESKLGGSEIVEYLKGVFNLWLRV
- a CDS encoding uncharacterized protein (COG:S;~EggNog:ENOG410PZN1), with protein sequence MNSLLCTSRSLRATKPTTRLPVFLQGQIQQRLNSHSSYGNGETKSEDDRNRPTRDIEHPGPPPPNVKSENSSKSQPSYKQSESPTGEVEEDINMRPSNKAKPTITDGHQSENVDKEGNMPPNVPEDVKRHNEDIDKRPDKPYNRTKDE
- a CDS encoding uncharacterized protein (COG:S;~EggNog:ENOG410PQ9Z;~TransMembrane:1 (o354-380i)) codes for the protein MSGRLSSDHSRSFSQSSRSRSGPSHDPDSMPHPSTPGRSSNPNVFSDEYSLENLDSEQATLTPRSLSISSVASSHTLRSSLPHHQKPYNTSPNDDELLENPFRDEARVSFEDDTANRFSLPQKGFDLSYRNSVNSNSTAPSTAQRSQSTSSRFSIPPRALSPYTGATGPSHPYAMYPQVGVSRSPSVATTSTIRPVDGPLTESNGPQHPYAMYSQNVVVEEGLEDPVIPLGFPGHLQEAYQRPPNRAADDVGDLIGPDGYTEQLPPYSRYPEGTSPKLEATTVVLPEAPALADQANGNNERDAATSDVSSGTLVVGNQPTARGSGAPDEPPPTGVMAFEEKLKRRGKKRVCCGLPVWTLILISVVMIVGGSIGGAIGGILGAKKAAEEATSSATPTVITSTVPPRTDATPLSTPPHGLPDLSVGTFAIPAAPKNQSKFCIEDQEQTPSWGCYNQKPIPIKIGGDEDDRTIDFYSDPLPKTLTYGAQAPFFTEPSMPLKLVMDTTDLSLGPALSFFTFFDKLVVVPEDTFSSSDVSKRSVSENDVLAGIHRKRSSDIGDRPWFCWWNGTSMEFFLYLNQTTRDWRSDHDSATKTSSKDSPTRRSDAPLPNYDRRIKIDEKRDNADAQSPYCQQMQVMRDGSIESVSTDTIGISVNEPTATTTVKGSGGATQTYTAKVQYQSVCYCASLTD
- a CDS encoding uncharacterized protein (COG:S;~EggNog:ENOG410PFUZ;~InterPro:IPR023582), which translates into the protein MAATQVQAILRFLSQDAKVPLATAMGKANDLIKADLTTPESISKGELQTLQGIFKDDKIAKQVLNAAKNISKKRAAPTETTKASPQKKSKASSQADDTTTPFATEKALALPVSSASEEELSNIVLLTNRAPLVLAFAVCVLKYTMPEQPISSRLSLAQAVVSANSRSKAVSLGLESGQPAEQEGWGEGQPVIRVLGRDVKVLKRWDYDPREGQSQSTQRSQNREVVPDDILGQHPPGGSESSPPLWGVDTEALKRPQSGRSDAAITSEKTLPIHTPQSARSYLLRSFVRTPSGNNENQIPSKKKSNVLVEAEKTDCLSQLLQCIDLVCRSWASALSVDELDGRAWAWYVRVRPSVQSGIGGWGEKGAVKLSEILALKRHS